The following coding sequences are from one Capsicum annuum cultivar UCD-10X-F1 chromosome 3, UCD10Xv1.1, whole genome shotgun sequence window:
- the LOC124897040 gene encoding non-specific lipid transfer protein GPI-anchored 5-like, whose translation MANQGSRMSFFAIVIAVMCAAVVAQSSDDCTNVLISMSPCLNYITGNSTAPSSGCCTQLGTVVKNNPSCLCQVLNGGASNLGLNINQTQALALPTACKVQTPPLSQCNANSPNSSPAGTPTTDTPGRGTNAVPSPPDGSNDATSIKMAAPLFFFLLFIASTFIAA comes from the exons ATGGCAAATCAAGGGAGCAGAATGAGTTTTTTCGCGATAGTGATCGCGGTGATGTGTGCAGCAGTTGTTGCACAATCGAGCGATGACTGCACGAACGTGTTGATTAGCATGTCACCTTGCTTGAACTATATTACTGGCAACTCCACTGCTCCATCTTCAGGTTGTTGCACTCAGCTTGGCACTGTGGTTAAGAACAATCCAAGTTGCTTGTGCCAGGTTCTTAATGGTGGTGCCTCTAATTTGGGGCTTAATATTAATCAAACTCAAGCTTTGGCTCTTCCTACTGCTTGTAAAGTTCAGACTCCACCTCTTAGCCAATGCAATG CTAATTCACCAAATAGCTCTCCTGCTGGAACACCAACTACAGATACTCCAG GACGTGGAACTAACGCAGTACCATCACCACCAGATGGTTCCAATGATGCAACTTCAATCAAGATGGCAGCCCCTttgttcttctttcttctcttcattgCTTCGACATTCATCGCGGCCTGA